In a single window of the Candidatus Omnitrophota bacterium genome:
- the purQ gene encoding phosphoribosylformylglycinamidine synthase I, whose protein sequence is MKKVKTIVLRTAGTNCDKETAYAFQQAGSEADLVHINTLVSGKKKLANYHILAIPGGFTYGDDVASGKILANELRFKLKGQLSDFVDHGKLVIGICNGFQVLVKMGLLPRLSGKKDSPVESTLSLNDCGKFQAKWVHLKREDETGCVWTVGLPDIVYVPIAHAEGKFIPRNKSVLDTLKRNEQVVFRYCDSKGERRGFPYNPNGSVDDIAGITDPTGRILGMMPHPERHISYLQHPNWRRLSPNADNMGIGLKIFKNGVNYVKNHL, encoded by the coding sequence ATGAAAAAAGTTAAAACAATAGTATTGCGCACGGCTGGCACCAATTGCGACAAAGAGACCGCTTATGCCTTCCAGCAGGCTGGAAGCGAAGCGGATCTCGTGCACATAAACACGTTGGTTTCCGGGAAAAAGAAACTCGCCAACTACCATATTCTTGCCATCCCGGGCGGTTTCACCTACGGGGATGACGTAGCCAGCGGCAAGATCCTCGCCAACGAGCTCAGATTCAAGTTAAAGGGGCAGTTGTCCGATTTTGTCGATCACGGCAAACTGGTGATCGGTATCTGTAACGGTTTTCAGGTGCTCGTGAAAATGGGCCTTCTTCCGCGTCTTTCAGGGAAAAAAGACAGCCCGGTCGAATCCACTCTCAGCCTGAACGATTGCGGTAAGTTCCAGGCAAAATGGGTCCACCTTAAGCGGGAGGATGAAACCGGATGCGTCTGGACAGTGGGACTTCCGGATATCGTATATGTACCGATAGCCCATGCCGAGGGCAAATTCATACCCAGGAATAAGAGCGTGCTCGATACGCTGAAGCGGAACGAGCAGGTTGTGTTCCGCTACTGTGACAGCAAGGGGGAACGCAGGGGCTTTCCGTACAATCCCAACGGTTCGGTCGATGACATAGCCGGCATAACCGATCCTACCGGCCGGATACTTGGAATGATGCCGCATCCGGAAAGACATATCAGCTACCTGCAGCATCCAAATTGGAGAAGGCTCTCGCCCAATGCAGATAACATGGGCATTGGCCTGAAAATCTTTAAAAATGGTGTCAATTACGTTAAGAATCATCTATAA
- a CDS encoding isocitrate/isopropylmalate dehydrogenase family protein, which translates to MNEKDLIHNATEHFAELVREQLDRIKIMKKEQSWTDYSELEPILIGVCWGDGIGKIISKHSQRVLEHMLKEEVSRGKVEFRQISGLTIENRVKHGKAIPDEVLEEIKACHVILKGPTTTPQAGDKWPNIESANVAMRRELDLFANVRPVKIASEGIDWTFFRENTEGAYVLGSRGLDVSEDLSVDFKVITEPGAERIIRLAFEYARQNGYKKVTAVTKANVVKTTDGRFSRAAKRIAEEYAKHGIEQDEWYIDIMTAKLLDPARRKDFQVMVLPNLYGDILTDEAAQMQGGVGTAGSANIGKKWAMFEAIHGSAPRMVDEGRDIYADPSSMIRASAMLIRHIGFPERAHQLEMALEVCGQFEKKLKITGRDTGATGEEFTSYILEWVENPKLEKKWKEYTGA; encoded by the coding sequence ATGAACGAGAAAGATCTTATACACAACGCCACGGAACATTTCGCTGAACTTGTCAGGGAACAGCTGGACCGGATCAAGATAATGAAAAAAGAGCAGTCTTGGACCGATTACAGTGAGCTGGAACCGATATTGATCGGGGTCTGCTGGGGCGACGGTATCGGTAAGATAATATCCAAGCATTCCCAGCGCGTTCTGGAACACATGCTCAAAGAGGAGGTTTCGCGCGGGAAGGTGGAATTCCGCCAGATCTCGGGTCTTACCATAGAGAACCGTGTCAAGCACGGGAAAGCCATACCTGATGAGGTGCTCGAAGAGATCAAGGCCTGTCACGTCATTCTCAAAGGGCCTACCACGACACCGCAGGCAGGCGACAAATGGCCCAATATCGAAAGCGCCAATGTTGCTATGAGGCGTGAACTGGACCTTTTCGCTAATGTGCGCCCGGTAAAAATAGCCTCAGAAGGGATCGATTGGACATTTTTCAGGGAGAATACCGAAGGGGCCTATGTTCTTGGTTCGAGGGGGTTGGATGTCAGCGAGGACCTGAGCGTGGATTTCAAGGTGATAACTGAACCGGGGGCCGAACGCATTATACGGCTTGCCTTTGAATATGCCCGGCAGAACGGGTATAAAAAGGTTACTGCTGTGACCAAAGCCAATGTGGTTAAGACGACCGACGGAAGATTCTCCCGTGCGGCCAAGCGCATAGCGGAAGAATACGCAAAGCACGGCATAGAGCAGGACGAATGGTACATAGACATAATGACCGCCAAGCTGCTCGATCCGGCAAGACGGAAGGATTTCCAGGTAATGGTCCTGCCCAATCTTTACGGTGATATACTTACCGATGAGGCCGCCCAGATGCAGGGCGGAGTCGGCACGGCCGGCAGTGCCAACATAGGGAAAAAGTGGGCCATGTTCGAGGCGATCCACGGAAGCGCTCCGCGCATGGTGGATGAAGGCAGGGATATCTACGCCGATCCCTCCTCCATGATAAGGGCAAGCGCAATGCTGATACGACATATTGGTTTTCCAGAAAGAGCCCACCAGCTTGAGATGGCGCTTGAGGTATGCGGACAGTTCGAGAAAAAGCTCAAAATTACCGGACGTGATACCGGCGCAACGGGCGAGGAATTCACCTCATATATCCTTGAGTGGGTAGAAAACCCCAAGCTAGAAAAAAAATGGAAGGAATATACGGGCGCGTAA
- a CDS encoding SagB/ThcOx family dehydrogenase produces MAEGAGDRFQNQTKYLRNRMPGGYLDLDSRPGVYKTYSEAETTSLPSPEPPENLDFHNVVKTRKSERDFTDEPLSLQEVSYLLWASTGLSREEHGYEFRTAPSAGALYPIETYIASNNISDNTPGIYHYSVQDHKLELLNKGDMRQKTADAALGQGMCARAAVIFMWTAVFQRSKWKYGQRAYRYVYLDAGHIAAQLSLAAVSLGLGSCQIGALFDDEVNGLLGVDGKEESVLYMSAVGRPFSK; encoded by the coding sequence ATGGCTGAAGGCGCAGGGGACAGGTTCCAGAACCAGACCAAATATCTCCGGAACAGGATGCCCGGGGGCTATCTTGACCTTGATTCACGCCCAGGGGTCTATAAGACATATTCTGAGGCCGAAACAACAAGCCTTCCTTCACCGGAACCTCCGGAAAACCTTGATTTCCATAATGTCGTGAAGACGAGAAAGAGCGAGCGGGATTTCACTGACGAGCCACTTTCCTTGCAAGAAGTCTCTTATCTGCTTTGGGCTTCAACAGGTCTATCCAGGGAGGAACATGGTTATGAATTCCGCACGGCACCTTCGGCGGGTGCGTTGTATCCCATTGAAACCTATATCGCCTCGAATAATATCTCGGATAACACCCCCGGCATTTACCACTATTCGGTGCAAGATCACAAGCTGGAACTTCTAAACAAAGGCGACATGAGACAGAAGACCGCTGATGCTGCGCTGGGGCAGGGTATGTGCGCCCGTGCTGCGGTCATTTTCATGTGGACTGCTGTTTTCCAGAGATCGAAATGGAAATACGGCCAGCGTGCATACCGATATGTCTACCTTGATGCGGGTCATATCGCGGCCCAACTATCCCTTGCCGCTGTAAGCCTGGGGTTGGGAAGCTGTCAGATAGGAGCTCTTTTCGATGACGAGGTCAACGGTCTTTTGGGTGTTGACGGCAAAGAGGAGAGTGTCCTTTACATGAGCGCGGTAGGCCGACCTTTCAGCAAATAA
- the purL gene encoding phosphoribosylformylglycinamidine synthase subunit PurL has translation MRYARVEVRDKKGVYDAVAEALKTDILDLGIKTVQDAEYVQVYTFLGDFTKNTIKKIASDILTDKVSQEYHCEGGFHRDVSGNRHVVEIAYNPGVMDPVEESVKKAIKDMGVKGIESVSTSKKYVLTGKVPRAQLEKITEKLLYNKVIQHVVTHKEEQKKTATYRFEPVQVGIIGASDKQLMEISRDGQLYLNIEEMKAIQRHFTDLKRDPTDCELETLAQTWSEHCKHKTMMGSIEYNGKTIKNLLKETVMKVTGELDRPWCVSVFKDNAGIIKFDSKNNICFKVETHNHPSALEPYGGAETGIGGVIRDPMGTGRGSKPIINTDVFCFGMPDMPQSKVPKGALHPRRVLKGVVSGVRDYGNKMGIPTVNGAVCFDRRYTGNPLVFCGNVGIMPKQFSTKKVCPGDLILAVGGRTGRDGIHGATFSSAELTTESENISSTAVQIGNPITEKKMLDTLIKARDLKLYEAITDCGAGGFSSAVGEMGEDTGAEVHLEKAPLKYEGLKPWEIWVSEAQERMVLAVKPKNLRRIMEIFKSEDVEATVIGKFTDTKKLRLFYKGHMVSDLDMSFLHDGLPKVTRKAVWKPKKEDRNALPRKRADLSNDLLSVLSAWNVCSKEWIIRQYDHEVQGGSVLKPMVGVDNDGPADASVTRPLFSSRKGIILSNGINPSYGDIDPYWMAASVIDEALRQIVAVGGDIERTAILDNFCWGNTEKPRQLGGLVRASRACYDMAKVYGTPFISGKDSLNNEFNTGKKTESIPPTLLISAIGVVDDVAKTISSDAKSPGNLIYLVGKTYQELGGSQYFRVRGKKGGMVPRVDPVKSLKLMRKLSGAIREGLVESAHDCSEGGLGVALSEMLFAGGFGGSVNLRKVSRTRSIKRDDVLLFSESNSRFIVEIEPGKKEQFEKALKGMPIGLIGEVEGTGRLIINGLNGKTVVNVPVGSLKKSWQKPFKRLMHEKS, from the coding sequence ATGAGATACGCAAGAGTAGAAGTCCGTGACAAAAAAGGCGTCTATGACGCTGTTGCCGAAGCTCTTAAAACGGATATACTTGACCTGGGCATAAAGACGGTCCAGGATGCCGAGTATGTGCAGGTTTACACCTTTCTCGGTGATTTCACCAAAAATACCATAAAAAAGATAGCCAGCGATATCCTTACCGACAAGGTCTCGCAGGAATACCATTGCGAAGGCGGTTTCCACAGGGATGTCTCCGGGAACAGACATGTAGTCGAAATCGCATATAATCCCGGGGTCATGGATCCGGTGGAAGAAAGCGTGAAAAAAGCCATAAAGGATATGGGGGTGAAAGGGATAGAATCGGTAAGCACTTCCAAAAAATATGTTCTTACTGGGAAAGTTCCCCGCGCTCAGCTTGAGAAGATCACAGAAAAGCTCCTTTACAATAAGGTTATTCAGCATGTAGTGACCCACAAGGAAGAACAAAAAAAGACAGCCACTTACAGGTTCGAACCTGTCCAGGTCGGGATCATCGGGGCCAGCGACAAGCAGCTGATGGAGATCTCCCGGGATGGGCAGCTGTATCTGAACATTGAGGAAATGAAGGCCATACAGCGGCATTTCACGGACCTTAAAAGAGATCCTACCGATTGCGAACTTGAGACCCTTGCGCAGACATGGAGCGAACACTGCAAGCATAAAACGATGATGGGGTCGATAGAATACAACGGAAAGACCATAAAGAACCTCCTGAAGGAGACCGTTATGAAAGTTACCGGGGAGTTGGACCGTCCCTGGTGCGTTTCGGTCTTCAAGGATAACGCGGGTATCATTAAATTCGATTCAAAGAACAATATCTGTTTCAAGGTGGAGACCCATAACCACCCTTCAGCGCTCGAGCCCTACGGAGGCGCGGAGACGGGTATCGGAGGGGTCATACGCGACCCCATGGGTACAGGCAGGGGATCCAAGCCTATAATCAACACTGACGTCTTTTGTTTCGGCATGCCTGATATGCCGCAGTCAAAGGTCCCTAAAGGCGCCCTGCATCCCAGGAGGGTGCTTAAAGGCGTCGTCAGCGGCGTGCGCGATTATGGGAACAAAATGGGGATACCAACCGTCAACGGCGCGGTATGTTTTGACCGGAGATACACCGGTAATCCCCTGGTCTTCTGCGGCAATGTTGGAATAATGCCTAAACAATTCTCGACAAAGAAGGTCTGCCCGGGTGATCTTATACTGGCCGTTGGCGGCAGGACCGGACGTGACGGTATTCACGGAGCCACGTTCTCATCGGCCGAACTTACTACCGAATCCGAGAATATTTCTTCGACCGCCGTGCAGATAGGCAATCCCATCACGGAAAAAAAGATGCTGGATACCCTTATCAAGGCGCGTGACCTCAAGCTCTATGAGGCTATAACCGATTGCGGGGCCGGCGGGTTTTCAAGCGCGGTCGGTGAAATGGGCGAAGATACCGGGGCGGAAGTGCACCTTGAGAAGGCGCCGCTCAAGTATGAAGGCCTGAAACCCTGGGAGATATGGGTTTCCGAGGCACAGGAAAGGATGGTCCTTGCCGTTAAGCCGAAGAACTTGAGGCGCATAATGGAGATATTCAAAAGCGAGGACGTGGAAGCTACCGTTATAGGCAAGTTTACCGATACGAAAAAACTGCGGCTTTTTTACAAGGGGCACATGGTATCGGACCTTGATATGTCATTTCTGCATGACGGTCTTCCGAAAGTAACGCGTAAAGCCGTGTGGAAGCCTAAAAAAGAGGACAGGAACGCCCTTCCCAGGAAAAGAGCGGATCTGTCAAATGACCTTCTGAGTGTTCTTTCCGCATGGAATGTATGCAGCAAGGAATGGATCATCCGCCAGTATGATCACGAGGTTCAGGGAGGCAGTGTCCTCAAACCTATGGTGGGAGTTGATAATGACGGGCCTGCGGACGCTTCAGTAACAAGACCGCTTTTCAGCAGCCGAAAGGGGATAATCCTCTCGAACGGGATAAATCCATCTTACGGGGATATCGACCCTTACTGGATGGCCGCCAGCGTCATTGACGAGGCGTTGCGGCAGATCGTAGCCGTGGGCGGCGACATTGAAAGAACCGCCATCCTCGATAATTTCTGCTGGGGAAATACCGAAAAACCCCGGCAGCTGGGCGGACTGGTCAGGGCATCCCGGGCATGTTACGACATGGCGAAGGTATACGGGACCCCGTTCATATCCGGTAAGGACAGCTTGAACAATGAGTTCAATACAGGCAAAAAGACCGAATCGATACCGCCGACGCTTTTGATCTCTGCCATTGGCGTTGTCGATGATGTCGCCAAGACGATCTCCTCCGACGCGAAAAGCCCGGGTAACCTTATCTATCTGGTGGGTAAGACATACCAGGAGCTGGGGGGCAGCCAGTATTTCCGTGTCCGGGGCAAAAAGGGAGGCATGGTCCCGCGCGTGGATCCGGTCAAGTCCCTCAAGTTGATGCGGAAGCTCTCCGGCGCCATACGCGAGGGGCTTGTTGAATCGGCCCATGACTGTTCCGAAGGAGGCCTTGGTGTTGCCCTCTCCGAGATGCTCTTCGCCGGAGGATTCGGTGGCAGCGTGAACCTCAGGAAGGTGTCCAGAACGCGTTCCATAAAAAGGGATGACGTGTTGCTTTTTTCCGAATCCAATTCGAGGTTCATTGTCGAGATAGAACCCGGCAAAAAGGAGCAGTTCGAAAAGGCGCTAAAAGGCATGCCCATTGGATTGATCGGCGAGGTGGAAGGGACGGGCAGGCTTATTATTAATGGGCTTAATGGAAAAACCGTTGTGAATGTCCCTGTCGGATCATTGAAGAAAAGTTGGCAAAAACCCTTCAAAAGGCTGATGCATGAAAAAAGTTAA
- the guaA gene encoding glutamine-hydrolyzing GMP synthase — MKNIQQKEGILVIDFGSQYVQLIARRIRESHVHSVVVPPTISVEEIKRIDPCGIILSGGPSSVYDKKAPSFDKKFVELGIPVLGICYGMQLIGKLMGGHIRRSGKREYGRTLVKFKRDNKLFKGIDPEGVTWMSHRDKVEALPDGFRAIAGSENTSCAAFSNNKMKIYGVQFHPEVVHTENGRKMLKNFLFEVCGCKRTWTMKSFIQHKIDAIKDQVGDQDVILGLSGGVDSTVSAVLLHMALGKKLHCILVDNGLLRKDEVERVKDLFGKHIRLDLRVVDAEKRFLKALEGVTDPEKKRKIIGNTFIRVFEENAKKIKNATFLAQGTLYPDVIESQTFFGGPSKTIKSHHNVGGLPRKMGLKLVEPLRDLFKDEVREVGRELGLQSEITDRQPFPGPGLGVRVIGAITKKRLETLKEADWIIMDVAKDRGIYKKTWQIFGVLLPVKSVGVMGDDRTYENTIAIRAVTSVDGMTADWAKIPYEALGEMSNRIINQVEGVNRVVYDISSKPPSTIEWE; from the coding sequence ATGAAGAACATTCAGCAAAAAGAAGGTATACTGGTCATAGATTTCGGGTCGCAGTATGTACAACTCATCGCAAGAAGGATACGAGAGAGCCATGTCCATTCGGTAGTTGTTCCTCCTACGATATCCGTGGAGGAGATAAAACGGATAGATCCCTGCGGGATCATTCTTTCGGGCGGTCCTTCAAGCGTGTATGACAAAAAAGCTCCTTCCTTTGACAAGAAATTCGTTGAACTTGGCATTCCAGTTCTAGGCATCTGTTACGGCATGCAGCTCATAGGCAAGCTCATGGGTGGCCATATACGAAGAAGCGGTAAACGCGAGTATGGGCGTACCCTAGTCAAATTCAAGAGAGACAATAAGCTTTTCAAGGGGATAGACCCGGAAGGCGTTACGTGGATGAGCCATAGGGACAAGGTTGAAGCCCTCCCCGACGGTTTCAGGGCGATAGCCGGCAGTGAGAACACCAGTTGCGCCGCATTCAGCAATAACAAAATGAAGATCTACGGTGTCCAGTTCCACCCTGAGGTCGTGCATACCGAAAACGGCAGGAAGATGCTGAAGAATTTTCTTTTCGAGGTCTGCGGATGCAAAAGGACTTGGACCATGAAATCGTTCATACAGCACAAGATAGACGCTATAAAGGACCAGGTCGGTGATCAGGACGTCATTCTGGGGCTTTCCGGCGGCGTTGATTCGACCGTGAGCGCCGTTCTGCTTCATATGGCTCTCGGCAAAAAGCTTCACTGCATACTGGTCGACAACGGGCTTCTCAGAAAGGATGAGGTTGAAAGGGTCAAGGATCTTTTCGGTAAGCATATACGCCTTGACCTCAGGGTAGTGGATGCAGAAAAGCGTTTCCTCAAAGCGCTAGAGGGGGTTACAGATCCCGAAAAAAAACGCAAGATAATAGGTAATACCTTCATAAGGGTATTCGAGGAGAACGCCAAGAAGATCAAGAACGCTACTTTTCTTGCGCAGGGGACCTTGTACCCCGATGTCATAGAGTCACAGACCTTTTTCGGCGGTCCCAGCAAGACCATTAAATCCCATCATAACGTGGGAGGTCTTCCCAGGAAAATGGGGCTTAAACTGGTCGAGCCGCTCAGGGACCTTTTCAAGGACGAGGTCCGTGAGGTGGGGCGTGAACTGGGCCTGCAGAGCGAAATAACCGATCGCCAGCCTTTCCCGGGTCCGGGCCTGGGGGTCAGGGTGATAGGGGCCATCACAAAGAAAAGGCTCGAAACCCTTAAGGAAGCCGACTGGATAATCATGGATGTGGCCAAGGACCGCGGGATCTATAAAAAGACATGGCAGATATTCGGAGTACTTCTTCCGGTAAAGAGTGTGGGGGTGATGGGAGACGACCGCACTTACGAGAATACCATCGCTATCAGGGCGGTCACGAGTGTCGACGGCATGACAGCGGACTGGGCGAAGATACCCTATGAGGCGCTCGGAGAGATGTCCAACCGGATAATCAATCAGGTCGAGGGTGTCAACAGGGTAGTATATGATATCAGTTCAAAACCTCCAAGCACCATAGAATGGGAATGA
- a CDS encoding amidophosphoribosyltransferase: protein METFLSDKSDKKEYCGVFGIFDHQNAREITYLGLYSLQHRGEESCGIAVSDGKRIRQHTGMGLVSEVFKNDDKLNGLTGMRAIGHVRYSTTGSSILRNAQPFMISHNKISVSIAHNGNLTNAVKLRRKLEDNGAIFQTTMDSEIVLHLLVRSGKDLFEERLKDALTKCEGAFTMLFLTEDKLVGVRDPYGFRPLCLGKKDGSYVLASETCSLDLIDAEYVRDVAPGEMVIISEEGLESVKPFGARKPSPCVFEFIYFSRPDSRIFEDSVLEVRKRLGRKLAAEHPADADIVMSIPDSGNYAALGYSEQSGLPFEFGMIRNHYIGRTFIQPSQEMRKHGVKIKLNPVKDILKGKKVVVVEDSIVRGTTTSGRIRALREAGVKEIHMRISCPPIKFPCFYGIDFPSRKELIANQLESIDEIARFIGVDSLKYLSLEGMMDAVCGDKSTFCAACFSGRYPTKVRKRSVKEAFDSK from the coding sequence ATGGAAACTTTCCTTAGTGACAAAAGCGACAAAAAAGAATACTGCGGGGTTTTCGGCATATTCGACCATCAAAATGCCAGGGAGATCACCTACCTTGGACTCTACTCTCTCCAGCACAGGGGAGAGGAGTCCTGCGGGATCGCCGTCTCTGACGGGAAACGTATCAGGCAGCATACAGGGATGGGCCTGGTTTCTGAGGTATTCAAGAATGATGATAAACTGAACGGCCTCACCGGCATGCGCGCCATAGGTCATGTTCGTTATTCCACGACCGGCTCAAGCATCCTGAGGAACGCCCAGCCCTTCATGATAAGCCACAACAAGATATCCGTTTCCATTGCTCATAACGGCAACCTCACCAACGCTGTGAAATTGAGAAGGAAACTCGAGGATAATGGAGCTATCTTCCAGACGACCATGGATTCGGAGATCGTGCTGCACCTTCTGGTCCGTTCCGGTAAGGACCTCTTCGAAGAACGCCTTAAAGACGCGTTAACCAAGTGCGAAGGAGCTTTTACAATGCTGTTTCTCACCGAGGACAAGCTGGTGGGGGTGAGAGACCCTTATGGTTTCCGGCCTCTTTGTCTCGGTAAAAAGGACGGCTCCTATGTGCTTGCGAGCGAAACATGTTCACTTGATCTCATTGACGCCGAGTACGTGCGTGATGTAGCGCCGGGGGAAATGGTTATTATTTCCGAGGAGGGGTTGGAATCAGTCAAGCCTTTCGGGGCAAGGAAGCCGTCTCCCTGCGTATTCGAGTTCATCTATTTTTCCCGCCCGGACAGCCGCATATTCGAAGACAGTGTTCTCGAGGTCCGCAAAAGACTGGGGCGCAAACTGGCCGCAGAGCATCCGGCTGACGCCGATATCGTCATGTCAATCCCTGATTCGGGTAATTACGCGGCTCTGGGATATTCTGAGCAGAGCGGCCTGCCTTTCGAATTCGGTATGATCAGGAACCATTATATCGGCAGAACTTTCATCCAGCCCTCTCAGGAGATGAGAAAACACGGGGTCAAGATCAAGCTCAATCCCGTTAAAGATATATTGAAAGGCAAGAAAGTGGTGGTCGTCGAAGACTCCATAGTAAGGGGTACGACCACGAGCGGGAGGATAAGAGCTTTACGTGAAGCAGGAGTGAAAGAGATACACATGAGAATAAGCTGTCCTCCGATCAAGTTCCCCTGTTTTTACGGTATAGATTTCCCCAGCAGAAAAGAGCTTATTGCAAACCAGCTTGAATCTATCGATGAGATCGCGAGGTTCATCGGGGTTGACAGCCTCAAATACCTGAGTCTTGAAGGCATGATGGATGCGGTATGCGGGGATAAAAGCACGTTCTGCGCAGCTTGTTTCAGCGGGAGATATCCGACTAAGGTACGGAAGAGGTCCGTAAAAGAAGCGTTTGACAGTAAATAG